In a single window of the Candidatus Eisenbacteria bacterium genome:
- the dtd gene encoding D-aminoacyl-tRNA deacylase, giving the protein MRALVQRVTRASVRVEDAEIARIDKGLLILLGVRAGETDGAGERLAERCATLRIFEDEAGKMNLSVRDIGGAALVVPQFTLYADTSRGRRPGFDAAARPDEAEPVWRKFCASLDALGVPARLGQFGAKMDVELVNHGPATFLLESAD; this is encoded by the coding sequence GTGAGGGCCCTCGTGCAGCGCGTGACGCGCGCGTCGGTGCGGGTCGAGGACGCGGAGATCGCGCGCATCGACAAGGGGCTCCTGATCCTCCTCGGCGTGCGCGCCGGAGAGACGGACGGCGCCGGTGAACGGCTCGCCGAGCGCTGTGCCACGCTTCGCATCTTCGAGGACGAGGCGGGTAAGATGAACCTCTCCGTGCGAGACATCGGCGGCGCCGCGCTCGTCGTGCCCCAGTTCACGCTCTATGCCGACACCTCGCGCGGCCGGAGGCCGGGCTTCGACGCCGCGGCGCGTCCCGACGAGGCGGAGCCCGTGTGGCGGAAGTTCTGCGCCTCGCTCGACGCGCTCGGCGTACCCGCGAGGCTCGGACAGTTCGGGGCGAAGATGGACGTGGAGCTCGTGAACCACGGTCCCGCGACGTTCCTCCTCGAGTCCGCGGACTGA
- the mtnA gene encoding S-methyl-5-thioribose-1-phosphate isomerase, whose amino-acid sequence MSFAPFRLEGDRLLLLDQTLLPEREVWIEVRDATAMADAIARLAVRGAPAIGIAAALALAIEAAREGEVPQRHARVEEAARALRSCRPTAVNLAWAVDRMLRVARAGAAGGPGAKASGPGDPNAWAASIRAEAEAIWREDLEASRAMAAHGASLFPDQRRFLTHCNTGSLATGGGGTALGVLLALHRTRSGGIEVWATETRPLLQGARLTAWELRREGIPATLIPDSAAAHTILHGGIQGVLVGADRIARNGDAANKIGTLGLALAAREAGIPFVVVAPSTTLDASLADGSGIVIEERDPGEVTSIGAVRTAPEGFPARNPAFDVTPGRLITAIVTERGAARGPGYDLGSAFDTEPGPC is encoded by the coding sequence ATGAGCTTCGCGCCCTTCCGGCTGGAAGGCGACCGCCTGCTCCTGCTCGACCAGACGCTCCTCCCGGAGCGCGAGGTGTGGATCGAGGTCCGCGACGCGACGGCGATGGCGGACGCGATCGCGCGGCTCGCCGTTCGCGGCGCGCCCGCGATCGGGATCGCCGCCGCCCTCGCGCTCGCGATCGAGGCCGCGCGCGAGGGGGAGGTCCCGCAGCGGCACGCGCGCGTCGAGGAAGCGGCCCGGGCGCTTCGTTCCTGTCGGCCGACCGCGGTCAATCTCGCGTGGGCCGTGGATCGGATGCTCCGCGTCGCGCGCGCCGGCGCGGCCGGCGGGCCCGGCGCGAAGGCGAGCGGACCCGGCGATCCGAACGCATGGGCCGCGTCGATCCGCGCCGAGGCCGAGGCGATCTGGCGCGAGGACCTCGAGGCCTCGCGCGCCATGGCCGCGCACGGCGCCTCGCTCTTCCCGGACCAGCGCCGCTTCCTGACCCACTGCAACACGGGATCGCTCGCGACGGGAGGCGGGGGGACCGCGCTCGGGGTGCTCCTCGCGCTCCATCGAACACGCTCCGGCGGCATCGAAGTGTGGGCCACGGAGACGCGGCCCCTCCTGCAGGGAGCGAGGCTGACCGCGTGGGAGCTCCGCCGGGAAGGGATCCCCGCGACGCTCATTCCGGACTCCGCCGCGGCCCACACGATCCTCCACGGGGGCATCCAGGGGGTCCTGGTGGGGGCCGACCGGATCGCCCGGAACGGCGATGCGGCCAACAAGATCGGGACGCTGGGCCTGGCTCTGGCCGCCCGCGAGGCGGGGATCCCCTTCGTGGTCGTCGCTCCCTCCACGACCCTGGACGCCTCGCTCGCGGACGGCTCCGGGATCGTGATCGAGGAGCGGGATCCCGGCGAGGTGACCTCGATCGGGGCCGTCCGGACCGCCCCCGAGGGGTTTCCGGCCCGGAACCCGGCCTTCGACGTGACGCCCGGGCGGCTCATCACGGCGATCGTCACGGAGCGGGGAGCGGCCCGGGGGCCGGGGTACGATCTGGGTTCCGCGTTTGACACGGAACCTGGCCCCTGCTAA
- a CDS encoding Maf family protein gives MQTNLINPLGPKLVLASRSPRRIELLTLVGARFVARPVDVDERAEPGERAEAHVLRLAEAKAREALRRDADPSDVVYVGADTVVTIDRDILGKPADEEEAVRMLERLSGRIHEVWTGLFLVEAGERRSVGGALRSIVKFSRLEHEDVRRYVATGEPLDKAGAYAVQGYGALFVEAIEGSYSNVVGLPLSYLKHLLGMLRQAPAPRA, from the coding sequence ATGCAGACGAACCTGATCAACCCCCTCGGACCGAAGCTGGTGCTCGCCTCGCGCTCGCCGCGCCGGATCGAGCTCCTCACGCTCGTCGGCGCGCGCTTCGTGGCCCGTCCCGTGGACGTGGACGAGCGGGCGGAGCCCGGAGAGCGCGCGGAGGCGCACGTGCTCCGTCTCGCGGAGGCCAAGGCGCGCGAGGCCCTGCGCCGGGACGCGGACCCGTCCGATGTCGTCTACGTGGGCGCCGACACGGTCGTCACGATCGACCGCGACATCCTGGGCAAGCCGGCGGACGAGGAGGAGGCCGTGCGAATGCTGGAGCGGCTCTCCGGTCGCATTCACGAGGTGTGGACGGGGCTCTTCCTGGTCGAGGCGGGCGAGCGGCGGTCGGTGGGAGGCGCGCTCCGCAGCATCGTGAAGTTCTCCCGGCTCGAGCACGAGGACGTCCGGCGCTACGTCGCGACCGGCGAGCCGCTCGACAAGGCGGGCGCGTACGCGGTGCAGGGATACGGCGCGCTCTTCGTGGAGGCGATCGAGGGCTCGTACTCGAATGTCGTCGGACTGCCGCTCAGCTACCTGAAGCACCTGCTCGGCATGCTGCGCCAGGCGCCGGCGCCGCGCGCATGA
- the rplM gene encoding 50S ribosomal protein L13, whose translation MGTYSVRASEIRQDWYVADAEGQILGRLASDIASVLKGKRKPTYSPHLDVGDHVIVINAEKVRVTGRKRDDKMYFRHSLYPGGHTLTRYRDLQADKPEEIIRLAVKGMMPRNRLGRAMMKKLKIYAGSDHPHEAQMPRPFPWSQNRLQKGGE comes from the coding sequence ATGGGCACGTACTCGGTGCGCGCCTCGGAGATCCGTCAGGACTGGTACGTGGCGGACGCCGAGGGGCAGATCCTCGGGCGGCTCGCGAGCGACATCGCGAGCGTGCTCAAGGGCAAGCGCAAGCCGACCTACTCGCCGCATCTGGACGTGGGCGATCACGTGATCGTGATCAACGCGGAGAAGGTGCGCGTGACCGGACGCAAGCGCGACGACAAGATGTATTTCCGCCACTCGCTCTACCCGGGCGGCCACACGCTGACCCGGTATCGCGATCTCCAGGCCGACAAGCCGGAGGAGATCATCCGTCTCGCGGTGAAGGGGATGATGCCCCGGAACCGGCTGGGCCGGGCCATGATGAAGAAGCTCAAGATCTACGCCGGATCCGACCACCCGCACGAGGCCCAGATGCCCCGTCCGTTTCCGTGGTCCCAGAACCGGCTCCAAAAGGGAGGTGAGTAG
- the rpsI gene encoding 30S ribosomal protein S9, which produces MATTQYLGTGRRKTSIARVRLVPGSGKRLVNGVDLDRYFSRITLSNQAVGPLTAGNMLDKFDIIAAVRGGGHAGQAGAISLGVARALQQADPSLRGLLGKEGYLTRDARMKERKKYGQAGARKRFQFSKR; this is translated from the coding sequence CTGGCAACGACCCAGTATCTCGGCACCGGCCGGCGCAAGACCTCGATCGCGCGCGTGCGCCTCGTGCCCGGCAGCGGCAAGCGCCTCGTGAACGGCGTCGACCTCGACCGGTACTTCTCGCGGATCACGCTCAGTAACCAGGCCGTGGGCCCGCTCACCGCGGGCAACATGCTCGACAAGTTCGACATCATCGCCGCCGTGCGCGGAGGCGGGCACGCGGGCCAGGCGGGAGCGATCTCGCTCGGCGTCGCGCGCGCGCTCCAGCAGGCGGATCCGTCGCTGCGCGGGCTCCTCGGCAAGGAGGGGTACCTCACGCGCGACGCGCGCATGAAGGAGCGGAAGAAGTACGGACAGGCTGGCGCCCGCAAGCGCTTCCAGTTCTCGAAGCGGTAA